CAATGTTCGAGTTCGACGCATAGTTGTTGCGCGAGATGACTTTGATCGGAATGATGCTCGCCCGGTCGTTGATACCCGTCATCCCGTAGCCGTTGTTCGATGTTGCAGCAATCACACCCGCGACATGTGTGCCGTGTCCATGATCGTCATAGGCGAGCTGACGTTTATGAACAAAATCGTATCCGAGATCCATCCGGACGCGTCCGGCGAAATCCGCATACGTCGGATTGATGCCGGTATCGATGACCGCTACGCGAACGGTCGAACGTGACTTGTTGGCAATCCGTTTGACCATCGCTTGATAGCCGATATCGGCTCCTTTGACACCTCCGCGTTGTCCCGTGTTTTTTAACGCCCACTGGACGGACTGAAACGGATCAGTGCTGAGTAACTTCATCGGTTGATCGAGTTCGACGTACCGAACTCCCTTCGTTTTTTCAAGTTGTCGTTTTGCTGACATGGCTTGGATGAAGCTGTTGTAGGAGAACTTTTCAAGACGTAACGTACTGTCGATTGTTTCGTGATGAGTGGCGCGTGACGTCTGTGATAAGGTACTCGCTTTCATCGCCCCATTCAGACGAACGACTAGACTCGTCGCTTGTACGGCTGTCGTTGATTTTTTTGCGTATTCCCGGATTGGTTCAAGACGTTCGAGTTTATAGGGAATCGTAAATGCTTTATTCTTCGCTCCCGTCACTTCGATGTATTGTCGTCCACTCCAAGTCAGTGGGAAAAAGAGCGTCTCTTTGCTGTTCGCATACCGCGCATACGGATCTTTTTGTTTGTATTCCGTCTGCGACGTATAAACGGTCGCTTTTTTTGAAGCGTCAAAAGCAAACTTCAAGTGTGTTCCACCTGATAAGTAGGTCTTTGTATCAAAATAGAACAAGGCCTTACCGCTCGCATCAAACGTTCCTTTGATGTAGCCTTTCTTCGTTTTTGCTTCGATTGCCGGGACTTTTTTGGCCGTTGTCGCTGCTTCTGTCGTATCCCATGTATATGTACTAAATGCACTCACGAGGAGGGCACTGACGATGATCTTTTTCATTTGTTTTCACTCCTTATCGTTGTATCCTTTTTCATTATAATGGAAAAAATTGATTTTCCTAGTTCTTTTTACCTCTATCAATCAATGAATTGACTGAAAAAAGAAGCCCTGTTCGCACAGGACTTCTTGACTGCATTAAGGAATCAGTTTGACTGCGTTATCGGCGTTCAAACGGCCGGCACCGTAGCTTGTATCGTAGCCTTTTTTACCGAGATCCTTCGCTGATTTCTTGAGGATACTTTCCACACTACTTGCCTTTAAGGACGGCTTCAGACTGATCAAGAGACTGGCGACACCCGCGACGTGTGGCGTCGCCATCGAGGTGCCGCTACCGTATAGCAACTCCCCATCTGCGAGATAACTTGGGATCGAGACACCGGGAGCAACGAGGTCTAGTCCCGTTCCGTAGTTCGAGAACGACGCTTTTGTATCCTTTCTCCCTGTCGCACCGACCGATACGACATATTTCGAACGGGCCGGATACGCGATCGTTCCGCGTCCTTCGTTCCCGGAAGCGGCGACGATTAGGATGTTCTTCTTGACCGCCGCAGCTAATGCCGACTCGATCGATTTCGAAGAAGAACTGCCACCGAGACTCATGTTGATGACCCGGGCACCTTGTTTCGTCGCGTGCTGAATCCCTTTGACAAGTCCCGATACTGAACCAGCCCCCGACTCATCGAGGACCTTGATCGGAATCAACGTCACCATCGGATTGATACCAGTCATCCCGTACGTGTTATTCCCTCCCGCCGCAATGACACCAGCGACATGTGAACCGTGTCCGTTATCATCCCACGCCGTCTTATCGCCATTGATAAAATCATAGCCGAGATCCATCCGGACTTTGCCCGCGAAGTCGGCATATGTCGGATTAATGCCGGAGTCGAGGACCGCGACTTTCGTCGCAGACAGCTTCTTACCCTTGATGCGTTTTTGCATGGCGACGAAGCCGATGTCCGCTCCTTTAAGCCCTTTCTTTTGTCCCGTGTTCTGCAACGACCATTGATGTTTTTGATAGGCATCGACACCGAACGCTTGA
This window of the Exiguobacterium acetylicum genome carries:
- a CDS encoding S8 family peptidase is translated as MKKIIVSALLVSAFSTYTWDTTEAATTAKKVPAIEAKTKKGYIKGTFDASGKALFYFDTKTYLSGGTHLKFAFDASKKATVYTSQTEYKQKDPYARYANSKETLFFPLTWSGRQYIEVTGAKNKAFTIPYKLERLEPIREYAKKSTTAVQATSLVVRLNGAMKASTLSQTSRATHHETIDSTLRLEKFSYNSFIQAMSAKRQLEKTKGVRYVELDQPMKLLSTDPFQSVQWALKNTGQRGGVKGADIGYQAMVKRIANKSRSTVRVAVIDTGINPTYADFAGRVRMDLGYDFVHKRQLAYDDHGHGTHVAGVIAATSNNGYGMTGINDRASIIPIKVISRNNYASNSNIAKGILFAVKQKAKVINLSLGGGGVSLAIEDALAEARKKGIFVAVATGNEGTSKLSYPARSKYTFSVGATNRSDKRASFSNYGQGLDLVAPGQDIASYLQDGESIFWSGTSMATPHVAGVASVLYSLKPSIKVTDVESILRKSAKDLGKKGYDTTYGYGRLNAERAVQLVK
- a CDS encoding S8 family peptidase, which translates into the protein MRKWITGSLALGLICSTIPVNAFEKQEKIRPATLMKAKEVPVFSKQSGSALTGRFDSDGLAVWYFDAKNFVAKGTHFEFELDYDTYGTMFASKADAEAGRVYNRYYQVTGDTLYFPLSWSGRQYLVLEGYPGDRYSIPAYISRYEPIEESMTAAVKAVKPALLVQTRPGAMRAQSFGASKVEVVASELRIERLVYASYAEAEAAQQKFERSSVVAFAEFDAPIQAFGVDAYQKHQWSLQNTGQKKGLKGADIGFVAMQKRIKGKKLSATKVAVLDSGINPTYADFAGKVRMDLGYDFINGDKTAWDDNGHGSHVAGVIAAGGNNTYGMTGINPMVTLIPIKVLDESGAGSVSGLVKGIQHATKQGARVINMSLGGSSSSKSIESALAAAVKKNILIVAASGNEGRGTIAYPARSKYVVSVGATGRKDTKASFSNYGTGLDLVAPGVSIPSYLADGELLYGSGTSMATPHVAGVASLLISLKPSLKASSVESILKKSAKDLGKKGYDTSYGAGRLNADNAVKLIP